One Rhizoctonia solani chromosome 1, complete sequence DNA window includes the following coding sequences:
- a CDS encoding orotidine-5'-phosphate decarboxylase, protein MPYHLNTYEERVQNFSNPTARSLLETMSRKKTNLCISVDVTTKASLLRIVDAAGPSTHIDIVEDFDQDLVDRLQQLSKKHDFLIFEDRKFADIGNTVTLQYSRGVHRISSWSHITNAHIVPGPGVISGLARAGQPLGRGLLLLAEMSSAGALTTGEYTKTAVRLANENSDFVIGYIAMSRQGVQSDSEKDFLILTPGVGLDTKGDGLGQQYRTPREVIFDSGCDVIIVGRGIYGKGEGNDNESIRKDSERYRKEGWEAYESRCRD, encoded by the exons ATGCCATACCACTTGAATACCTATGAAGAGCGGGTACAGAACTTCTCCAACCCTACTGCTCGGTCGCTTCTGGAGACCATGTCTAGGAAAAAGACCAATCTATGCATTAGCGTAGATGTGACTACCAAGGCCAGCCTTTTGAGAATTGTGGATGCGGCAGGACCCAGT ACCCATATAGACATTGTCGAAGACTTCGATCAAGACTTGGTAGATCGGCTCCAACAGCTATCCAAAAAGCATGATTTTCTAATTTTCGAAGATAGGAAATTTGCGGACATCG GAAACACAGTCACTCTACAGTACTCTCGAGGGGTACACCGCATCTCCTCTTGGTCCCATATTACCAACGCTCATATCGTACCCGGTCCGGGTGTCATATCAGGACTCGCCCGTGCTGGTCAGCCTCTCGGTCGAGGCCTACTTCTACTCGCAGAGATGAGTTCTGCTGGTGCATTAACTACGGGCGAATACACGAAAACGGCTGTCCGTCTTGCCAACGAAAACAGTGATTTTGTAATTGGCTACATAGCAATGAGCCGTCAAGGAGTTCAAAGTGATTCAGAAAAGGATTTTCTTATCCTGACTCCTGGCGTTGGGTTAGATACTAAAGGTGATGGATTGGGCCAACAGTATCGGACGCCTAGGGAAGTCATCTTTGACAGCGGATGCGATGTAATTATAGTCGGGAGGGGTATTTacgggaaaggagagggtaaCGACAACGAATCTATTAGAAAAGATTCGGAGAGATATCGAAAAGAGGGATGGGAGGCCTATGAATCTCGATGTAGAGACTAA